Genomic DNA from Novipirellula galeiformis:
GAGACCTTTTCTTCGACCAGCCTTGCGTCGGTTCTTAACCAATCTCGATGAATTTGATCGGTTTCTTGTTTTTGGTCGGTGGAGCTTGTCAGCGATCGGGCCCCTGGAACGCGGCATCACGTGGTGATTTGGCGAGTTGGGCCGCGTTTGCCGGGGATCCGCGGTGCGTTCGGTGTGGCGGCTCGGCCATCGATGATGGCTGAGACCCGGGGGCGTTCCAGATTCAAGCGGGTTCAGCCAGACGCGGTTAATAAAAATCGACGCTTTAAAAATCGACATTCCCACCGGGGGCTAGGTTCGGGCACAATAATTGGTATTGCTGTGAAAGCGAAAGGCCGGAAAGATCCGGCTAAAATTCGAAACTCCGCAGGCAATCTTTCAAATACACGGTTCCTGGCGGCACCCTCCTACAACTCTTTGATGGAATGTTTGGCATGATGGATCTCCCCCCTCCCGGACGGTTTGTTCGTTATCGAACCGGCTTCATTGGTATGGTTGAATCGATTTCTTCCCCGAAATGCCTGACGAAAGCGACGTCGACGATGACGTTGGTTGCGGCAGGTTTGTTGGCATTGCCGATGACTCCAGCCGTGGCTGCGACTCCTTCGGCCAAGGATGCGCTGCAGTTGAAGCCGGTTCAGGCCGATGTCGAATACGAGCAAGTGGAGGCGTCTGAGGTTGCGAAATGCACCGTGACGGATTTAGAGCACAACGATTGGTCCGGTTGGGAAGTGCGGGCGGGCGATGGAACTTTGCTGCGTCGATTTGCCGACACTAACGACGACAACAAAGTCGATATGTGGTGCTATTTCAATTTTGGAATCGAGGTTTATCGGGATATTGATCGTGATTTTAACACAAAAGCCGATGAATACCGCTGGTTTGGTACCGCTGGTACTCGCTGGGGATTGGATGAAAACGAAGACGGCAAGATCGACGCTTGGAAGCAAATTTCCCCCGAGGAAGTGACCGCGGAAGTGGTTGCGGCCCTACGCGATCGCGATGTGGCACGCTTCACCCGTTTGATGGTCACCGGCAAAGATCTCGAGTCGATCGGGGTGGGCAGCGAGACGATGCGGCGATTAGGCGGGAAGGCCACTCTCGCGGTTCAAAAGTTTGGTGAGTTTGCAAAATCTCAAAAGGCCGTCGGACGCGACGCAAAATGGGTTCAATTTGCAGCTGCCACTCCCGGGGTTGTTCCCAGTGGAACCGCGGGATCGAGCAAAGATATCACCGTGTATGAGAACGCGGTCGCCATGTTCGAAGACGCAGACGGTAGCGGTCAACTGTTGGTCGGAACGATTGTTCGCGTCGGTGATGCTTGGCGAATTGTCGATTTACCATCGATTGGGGAAGACGGCGAGGCGGTCGCTCAATCATCGGGAAACTTTTTTACCCCTGGAGGGATGGGAGGATCCGCGGCGAATCTGAACTCGGGAATCGGAGCTCAATCCCAACAATTGGTCACGGAGCTCGAAGAAATCGATCGCAAGCTCGCCACGACCAGCAATCCCAAGGACTTGGCCAAGCTTCATGAAGGACGGGCCCAATTGGTGTCGCGTTTAATTCGAGCCACTGAGAACCCAAGCGAGCGAGATGCGTGGACGCGTCAGTTGATCGATACCGTCAGTATGGCGACGCAAAGCGGGGCATATCCCGATGGAATTAAGCAATTGAAAGCGATCGTCACCTCACTGGGGGACAACAACGAGTCGCTAAAGGCCTATGCGGAATACATGATGATCGGCTCTGAATATGCGCTGCGTCAAACTCCCGATGCCGATTTTGCGGAAGTCCAGAAATGGTATTTGGAAACCTTGATCGATTTTGTCGATCGCTACCCACGGATGCCAGAATCGGCTCAAGCGATGTTGCAATTAGCACTCAGCAAAGAGTTTGAAGACAAAGAGAGCGAAGCCCTGGGCTACTACAAAAAGGCTGCCGAGGCATTTCCAGGTTCCGACACGTCGGAGAAAGCCGAAGGAGCCGTTCGTCGCCTCGAATCGGTGGGCCAAGTGATCGATCTGCAAGGGCTGTCGATCGATGGTAAACCATTCAAGCTCTCACAACTGCGTGGTCGTCCCGTGGTGTTGCACTACTGGGCGACCTGGTGCGAGCCATGCAAGCAGGACATGAAGCTGTTGCGTGGTTTGCAGGCGCGTTATCAGAAGGCCGGGTTGCAGCTTGTCGGCGTGAATGTCGATGCGACTCGCGAAATGGCTAAGGGATTTTTGAAGGAGACTCCCCTGCCCTGGATCCAATTGTTCGACGACGGGGGACTCGAATCGAGTGACCTTGCTAAAGCGTTTGGCGTCCAGACCTTGCCTACAATGATGTTAATCGATGAGCGAGGCCGAGTGGTTCGTCACAATGTTCGCGCTGCCGAGCTCGAAAGCGAACTCGAGAAAATGACGAAGAAGTAGACTTCCGCAGCCTTGGTGGCCGAATGCCTTCGTGGGTTTCGCCAATCCAATGAGTTTGCCGTCAAATGACAGCCGCTTGGATCTCAGCTCGAGAATCAGGCGGCTTTTTTTGTGGACGCAACGCTCTTCTTAACGTTTCGTTACCCCGCGAGCTTCGTTGCCCGAGAGGCGGGCACTCTTGTAAAACACCCCTCGCATTCCTTGTTGCGGCGGGCGAATGCCCCTCCCAATTCCTCGCTTGTTGTGATGTCTGATCTTGGTGCAGCGGTCCTTGTGCGCGGTTATGCTATGAATTCGGCTACGGTACTCGGTCGTCGTTTCCGCTTCTATACTTGCTGGGCAACCCTGCGACGATGAATCGGCAGCGATGGTGGTTGCTCCTTCTCGAAGTCACTTTTCGATCAGGTAATAAACGCGATGGGCAAGCGGGATGATCTTCTTCGTCAATTAAAAAAGGCCGATCGACGACGTGGTCGCCGTACGTCTAGTACCGCGGCGTCGAACGATTCGGGGCGTCAGAGTCCTGGGGCGAGTGACGCTGCGGACCAGGTGGATGTGACGGCATTGATCGTTTCCGATGTGCTCGCGTTTGCACATTCAGAGAAAGGTTGTCGAGATCCCCAGGTCGTTTCCGCGCTGCGTTCATTGCTACGGGGGTCTGACCCAACGGTGCCCGTTGCACGTGGTTTACGCGATCAGATACAGCTCATCGCGGATCGTCCCGACGTCAACCTTCGCGACTTTCGCAGCTCGGTCAAAGGCCTTTTGGAACAAGCAGCGCAGTTCGATCGCGAGGCAGGCAATGACGACCGCTTTTTGAATTATTTAGCAGTGTTAATCGAGTAAGCCAGTGTTAATCGAGTAAGCCAGCGTTAATCGAGTAAGCCAGCGTTAATCGAGTAAGCCAGCGTTAATCGAGTAAGCCGGTGCCCCGCGAGTAAGGCAGAGCATGGGATGCCAATTTTTAGCACGACATAGCCCTCTTCAGACGTTCAATATGAATCGCACTCCAATTGAAAATCCGTATCTCAGCTCAGCAGCGACCCGCGACGAAGCCGGTCAGACCAATTTGAGTGGACTGGTTCGCACGGGCCAGATCATCGCATTTGCGCTGCTGCAAGGCGTTCTGTTCATCACCGCAATTTTTGCTTATTTGACGTTTGTCTCCGGTGGAAATGGGGAGCACGGCGCGGCCGCGGGGAACGCTGCGATGCCGGAAAATGACGGCGATTGGGTGTTTTTGTTGATCGGTATCGTAGCCTGCTTCGCCGGTTGTTTCGCCTCTTTCGTTGTTAATCGATTGATGAAGCAAATGGCGATTAGGCAATTTGTGGCCTCGGGATCCGAGGTTGCGGTGCCGGTCGCGGAAACCGTGACGATCACTCCCGAAATCAGTCAATTGTTGGCGGCATCCCAAACGCAGACGATCATCGGTTTGGCTATCGTCGAAGGTGCCGCAGTGATCAACGTGGTCTTGATGATGCTCGATGAAAACATGTTGCATCTCGTGATGGTCGCATTTTGTCTGGTCGCGATGGCGGTCCAATTTCCTACGCTGCGAAAAAAAATGGATCTGATCGAGTTCGCCGCACGGGCATCGCGAGACCGAATCTGAAACCCAGTAGAGGTGGAGAGTAAAGAATGCCCTCTCCGGGCCATGGAGCCCAGCTCTCCCCGAGGGAGGATGAAGTGGGAGGGGAATTTGAAAAAGCTAAATTGAAAATCGCGGGGAACTGTACTGGATTTGATCTGACAAGAGGAAACGGAGGGGCCCGACGAGCGCAGTTGTCGGGCTACATTGGAAGAATGGGCGTACCTGTCCAGTGCAACCAATCCTCCTCGGACGCTACCCGCGTCCGCCCCTCCTCCCGCAAGCGGACGGGTAAACCAAAACTCTCCCTGCCTCCCTGCCTCCCTGCCTCCCTGCCTCCCTGTCTCCTTGTCTCCTTGTCTCCTTGTCTCCTTGTCTCCTTGTCTCCTTGTCTCCTCACTAGATTGCCATCGACGGTAGCCTGTCTCGGATGCTATAGCCGTTGATTCCGTTTTCAGCTTTCGCTATCCAAAATCCGAGGTCGGCTTTGATGAAATTTCCAGCCCCCATTGCTGGATCGTTCTGCGTTTTGATGACGATCGTTGGATGTTCATCTGAAAATGCCAACGATGCTACTGGCTGGCAAGCGAATGGCGAGTCGAGAGTCGAAGCCACTCAAACGCCCGAAGCGGAACCGACGTTTGAAGTCGCTTCACCAGAATCGACCGCAGGCATGCGGTCGATGCCACGTGCCGAATACTCCGTCGCCCCGCAGCAGATCGAGGCCCCTTTTCAACAGTCCGAGGCGATGCGACAGCCGCAGGCGATGCAAACGCCCCCAGCCATGCAAATGCCCCTCGCCATACAAATGGATGCTCGGTCAATGCCAATGGAAGCAGCCGATGCAGTAGATCCACACGTCAGCCTTCCGGCGGGTGCGCAGCGAAATGGAGACGACGGCTTCGCGACCGTGCAAGTCTTTTATGCAACCGATCGCCAGCGAGGCCCTCTGACGTTGGCCGATTACCAAATCAGCGGCGAAAAACAAATCGTGCAAATGATTGCGATCGCCGCGATCGGCTTATTCGCCTTCGCGATGCTCAATTGGATGCGAGGGCGATCACGCACGGGCGCCTTGTCAGCGATCATGGGGGGTGGTGTCGCTTGCCTAGCGGCTGCGTTCATCGCGTTTGGGCAGGCGAGTATTGAAAAACACGGGGTGACCTATACGGCGGATCGCGGCGTGCTGGTGCGAGGTGTCTGCGAAGTCACGGTTCCTGATTCCCATCGCCGTGGGTTGGTGGAACGTCCCAGTCTGCTGAAATTCGAAGTGCGCGAAAATCAGCGTGAACACATTGTATTGACTAGCGCCGTGGAGCTCGCCGAAACCGATTTTCAACAACGCTTGTCTGAAACCGTCGCCCAGTCCAGCGATCGTGACTTGTTGGTCTTCATTCATGGCTACAACGTCGGCTTCGAGGCCGCCGTTCAGCGTACCGCTCAAATCGCCGTCGATTTGCCTTTTGAAGGCGTTCCGGTTTGCTATAGCTGGCCCAGCCAAGCGTCGCTGTTGGGTTACACGATCGACGAAAATAATTCCGAATGGACGATCCCCCATTTGAAGCAATTTTTAAGCGAGCTTGCCAGCGAATCAGGAGCCACGTCGATCAACGTGGTCGCTCATAGCATGGGCAATCGAGCGATGACCGCAGCGATGCAACAGATTCGCTGGGAGTTGCCTGAGGGCGTTGCCCCGCCATTTGATCGCATCGTGTTAGCCGCTCCCGATGTCGATGCGGATCGTTTTCGCCGTGACCTGGCCCCCGCGTTGTTGGAGGTTTCGAATCAGGTCACCCTTTACGCTTCTTCGGATGATCAAGCTTTGATTGCGTCCAAGAAGGTGCACGGTTATCCACGCGCCGGTGAGAGTGGAGCCAATATATTGGTGGTCCCGGGAGTTGAGACGATCGATGTCAGCGGCATCGACCT
This window encodes:
- a CDS encoding alpha/beta hydrolase, which translates into the protein MKFPAPIAGSFCVLMTIVGCSSENANDATGWQANGESRVEATQTPEAEPTFEVASPESTAGMRSMPRAEYSVAPQQIEAPFQQSEAMRQPQAMQTPPAMQMPLAIQMDARSMPMEAADAVDPHVSLPAGAQRNGDDGFATVQVFYATDRQRGPLTLADYQISGEKQIVQMIAIAAIGLFAFAMLNWMRGRSRTGALSAIMGGGVACLAAAFIAFGQASIEKHGVTYTADRGVLVRGVCEVTVPDSHRRGLVERPSLLKFEVRENQREHIVLTSAVELAETDFQQRLSETVAQSSDRDLLVFIHGYNVGFEAAVQRTAQIAVDLPFEGVPVCYSWPSQASLLGYTIDENNSEWTIPHLKQFLSELASESGATSINVVAHSMGNRAMTAAMQQIRWELPEGVAPPFDRIVLAAPDVDADRFRRDLAPALLEVSNQVTLYASSDDQALIASKKVHGYPRAGESGANILVVPGVETIDVSGIDLSLLGHSYYGDNESMLRDLYELVRSRLPAPQRNMLIARQAGEMIYWQLAQRETTPLR
- a CDS encoding redoxin family protein, whose product is MMDLPPPGRFVRYRTGFIGMVESISSPKCLTKATSTMTLVAAGLLALPMTPAVAATPSAKDALQLKPVQADVEYEQVEASEVAKCTVTDLEHNDWSGWEVRAGDGTLLRRFADTNDDNKVDMWCYFNFGIEVYRDIDRDFNTKADEYRWFGTAGTRWGLDENEDGKIDAWKQISPEEVTAEVVAALRDRDVARFTRLMVTGKDLESIGVGSETMRRLGGKATLAVQKFGEFAKSQKAVGRDAKWVQFAAATPGVVPSGTAGSSKDITVYENAVAMFEDADGSGQLLVGTIVRVGDAWRIVDLPSIGEDGEAVAQSSGNFFTPGGMGGSAANLNSGIGAQSQQLVTELEEIDRKLATTSNPKDLAKLHEGRAQLVSRLIRATENPSERDAWTRQLIDTVSMATQSGAYPDGIKQLKAIVTSLGDNNESLKAYAEYMMIGSEYALRQTPDADFAEVQKWYLETLIDFVDRYPRMPESAQAMLQLALSKEFEDKESEALGYYKKAAEAFPGSDTSEKAEGAVRRLESVGQVIDLQGLSIDGKPFKLSQLRGRPVVLHYWATWCEPCKQDMKLLRGLQARYQKAGLQLVGVNVDATREMAKGFLKETPLPWIQLFDDGGLESSDLAKAFGVQTLPTMMLIDERGRVVRHNVRAAELESELEKMTKK